From a single Pyxidicoccus xibeiensis genomic region:
- a CDS encoding branched-chain amino acid ABC transporter permease produces MTQLLQLSISGLALGASYALIALGFSVVYRASKLFNFAHGELLSLGAFLMTVLVDVLPWWLALAASACLTGGLAALLERTVLRRMVGRPVFTTIILTLFLGLLLRAAIVIAFGTDTRGMPTPWESMAEVQVGDATVLLSSLVSLGATTAVLVILHTLVQRTPLGVAMRAASENQEVALALGIPVGRVLAFTWFLAGATAAVAGIFLGMFPRSVDSNLGYVALRAFPAIIVGGLESVAGAVVAAFMLGLLEVLSQAYVNPHLGNFGHNFHAVFPYAAMILFLVLRPRGLWGEHEVRRV; encoded by the coding sequence ATGACGCAGTTGCTACAGCTCAGCATCTCGGGACTGGCGCTGGGGGCGAGCTACGCGCTCATCGCCCTGGGCTTCTCGGTGGTGTACCGGGCCTCGAAGCTCTTCAACTTCGCGCACGGCGAGCTGCTCAGCCTGGGCGCCTTCCTGATGACGGTGCTGGTGGACGTGCTGCCCTGGTGGCTCGCGCTCGCCGCCTCCGCCTGTCTCACCGGCGGGCTGGCCGCGCTCCTGGAGCGCACGGTGCTGCGGCGCATGGTGGGCCGCCCCGTCTTCACCACCATCATCCTCACCCTGTTCCTCGGGCTGCTGCTGCGCGCCGCCATCGTCATCGCCTTCGGCACGGACACGCGAGGCATGCCCACCCCGTGGGAGTCCATGGCGGAGGTACAGGTGGGTGACGCCACGGTGCTCCTGTCGTCGCTGGTGTCGCTGGGCGCGACGACGGCGGTGCTCGTCATCCTGCACACGCTGGTGCAGCGCACGCCGCTGGGCGTGGCGATGCGCGCGGCGAGCGAGAACCAGGAGGTGGCCCTGGCGCTCGGCATCCCCGTGGGCCGCGTGCTGGCCTTCACCTGGTTCCTGGCCGGGGCCACGGCCGCGGTGGCCGGCATCTTCCTGGGGATGTTCCCCCGCTCGGTGGACTCGAACCTGGGCTACGTGGCGCTGCGGGCCTTCCCGGCCATCATCGTCGGCGGGCTGGAGTCCGTGGCGGGCGCGGTGGTCGCCGCGTTCATGCTGGGGCTGCTGGAGGTGCTGTCCCAGGCGTACGTGAATCCGCACCTGGGCAACTTCGGGCACAACTTCCACGCCGTCTTCCCCTACGCCGCGATGATCCTCTTCCTG
- a CDS encoding AMP-dependent synthetase/ligase: protein MTPALPMSLPGQLWQKAELHPDAVAIREKRLGIWHELSFRQYLERVGHVARMLWELGVRPGDSVAIISDNRPEWLYADLGTQVLGARTVGIYQTNPPPDVAYILNDARCKVVICEDQEQYDKVVTVAAETPAVEHVIVIEPRGLRGVKDARLRTWDQFLEHGRALAAQDPSWLREQLAQRDPDDAAMVIYTSGTTGSPKGALVSSRNMLQGSASFTEQLGLNTTDSVVSYLPLCHVAEKLFSLLLPLVVGGKVHFGEALETVQKDVAEVSPTVFLGVPRIWEKMHATVVVKMRDASWLKRTLFDTFIRLGGQIRERERTGQRRWWDGLAWFVGDLLVYRPLQERLGLRRCRFPISGAAPISQELLTWFDSFGVRIFEGYGQTESAGTSHLNIPGATRLGTVGRPVPGVECRLAEDGEVLVRGTNVFLGYLNKPEATAEVRKDDGWLHTGDIGEIDAEGYLRITGRKREILITSGGKNLSPERIQNALKNSPYIKEAVAIGDRRPFVTALIQIDAETVTDWALRRKLAFTSYTDLTTRPEVVKLIDEEVARANEGLARVEQVRAFRLLAREMTQDAGEVTASLKVRRKAVLELHSQLVDELYSRTRE from the coding sequence ATGACCCCTGCCCTGCCCATGAGCCTGCCAGGCCAGCTCTGGCAGAAGGCCGAGCTGCACCCCGACGCCGTCGCCATCCGCGAGAAGCGGCTGGGCATCTGGCACGAGCTGTCCTTCCGCCAGTACCTGGAGCGCGTCGGCCACGTGGCCCGCATGCTGTGGGAGCTGGGCGTGCGCCCGGGGGACTCGGTCGCCATCATCAGCGACAACCGGCCGGAGTGGCTCTACGCCGACCTGGGCACCCAGGTGCTGGGGGCGCGGACGGTCGGCATCTACCAGACGAACCCGCCCCCGGACGTCGCGTACATCCTGAACGACGCGCGCTGCAAGGTCGTCATCTGCGAGGACCAGGAGCAGTACGACAAGGTCGTCACGGTGGCCGCCGAGACGCCCGCCGTCGAGCACGTCATCGTCATCGAGCCCCGCGGCCTGCGCGGCGTGAAGGACGCCCGGCTGCGCACGTGGGACCAGTTCCTGGAGCACGGCCGCGCGCTGGCCGCGCAGGACCCGTCGTGGCTGCGGGAGCAGCTCGCCCAGCGCGACCCGGATGACGCGGCGATGGTCATCTACACGTCCGGCACCACGGGCTCGCCCAAGGGCGCGCTGGTGTCCAGCCGCAACATGCTCCAGGGCTCGGCGTCCTTCACGGAGCAGCTGGGCCTGAACACGACGGACAGCGTCGTCTCGTACCTGCCGCTGTGCCACGTGGCGGAGAAGCTGTTCAGCCTGCTGCTGCCGCTCGTCGTCGGTGGGAAGGTCCACTTCGGCGAGGCGCTGGAGACGGTCCAGAAAGACGTGGCCGAGGTCTCCCCCACGGTGTTCCTGGGGGTGCCGCGCATCTGGGAGAAGATGCACGCCACGGTGGTGGTGAAGATGCGCGACGCCTCGTGGCTCAAGCGCACCCTCTTCGACACCTTCATCCGGCTGGGCGGGCAAATTCGCGAGCGCGAGCGCACCGGCCAGCGGCGCTGGTGGGACGGGCTGGCCTGGTTCGTGGGGGACCTGCTCGTCTACCGGCCGCTCCAGGAGAGGCTGGGGCTGCGCCGCTGCCGCTTCCCCATCTCCGGCGCGGCGCCCATCTCCCAGGAGCTGCTCACCTGGTTCGACAGCTTCGGCGTGCGCATCTTCGAAGGCTACGGGCAGACGGAGAGCGCCGGCACCAGCCACCTGAACATCCCCGGGGCCACGCGGCTGGGCACCGTCGGGCGCCCCGTCCCGGGCGTGGAGTGCCGGCTCGCGGAGGACGGCGAGGTGCTGGTGCGCGGCACCAACGTCTTCCTGGGCTACCTCAACAAGCCGGAGGCCACGGCCGAGGTGCGCAAGGACGACGGCTGGCTGCACACCGGCGACATCGGTGAAATCGACGCCGAGGGGTACCTGCGCATCACCGGCCGCAAGCGCGAAATCCTCATCACCTCCGGCGGGAAGAACCTGTCGCCCGAGCGCATCCAGAACGCGCTGAAGAACAGCCCGTACATCAAGGAAGCGGTGGCCATCGGCGACCGGCGCCCGTTCGTCACGGCGCTCATCCAGATTGACGCGGAGACGGTGACGGACTGGGCGCTGCGCCGGAAGCTTGCCTTCACCTCCTATACGGACCTCACCACGCGGCCGGAGGTGGTGAAGCTCATCGACGAGGAGGTGGCCCGCGCCAACGAGGGCCTGGCCCGCGTCGAGCAGGTGCGCGCCTTCCGGCTCCTCGCGCGAGAGATGACGCAGGACGCGGGCGAGGTCACCGCGTCGCTGAAGGTGCGGCGCAAGGCGGTGCTGGAGCTCCATTCCCAATTGGTGGACGAGCTGTACTCGAGGACACGCGAATGA